One Loxodonta africana isolate mLoxAfr1 chromosome 15, mLoxAfr1.hap2, whole genome shotgun sequence genomic window carries:
- the CRTAM gene encoding cytotoxic and regulatory T-cell molecule isoform X1, which translates to MTWWAALSLLAWFPLQEVSLSDVTKAYTNHNNSFIINHTNATLIGQTVVLEEGQRLVLSCVVSQAKNYSLQWVAPSGFTIFFNDHPALKNSRYQLVHHSANELSISLPNITVQDEGTYKCLSYSNTSVKTMEIEVAVLATPTKAFMEISLFKGESEKHVVFKCHARGSKPSSQITWRLNNGMEFSSGNLYSFEPDRKKSDTTSTLDVYTYDENSTADCLIRHQGLRGKKLIIPFRFKELATDQGNGADTWEASAPPSQCPQRSTGTVTITQIFGVSENDKKKDGTIEDPDLITKENSKSLSLASKKSGIILLSLVSFLLLALFIIIQLFIMKVWKSRAVWKRETEIPGHMIESNKSRSNTEETSSQDKNSQRHKEDFDSKEVTLKTDLMKSNKHLQRQGETVHNNEEV; encoded by the exons ATGACTTGGTGGGCAGCGCTCAGCTTGCTGGCTTGGTTCCCCTTACAAG AGGTCTCTCTGAGTGACGTCACCAAAGCCTACACCAACCACAACAACAGCTTCATCATCAACCACACCAATGCCACGCTGATTGGCCAAACCGTTGTCCTGGAAGAAGGCCAGAGGCTTGTTCTAAGCTGTGTCGTTTCTCAGGCGAAGAACTACTCCCTCCAGTGGGTGGCCCCCTCAGGGtttaccattttttttaatgaccatcCTG CTTTAAAAAACTCCAGATACCAACTTGTTCATCACTCAGCCAATGAGCTCTCCATCAGCTTGCCTAATATAACTGTGCAAGATGAAGGCACCTACAAGTGTTTGAGTTATAGCAACACTTCCGTGAAAACGATGGAAATAGAAGTGGCTGTGCTAG CAACTCCTACCAAGGCGTTCATGGAAATCTCACTTTTCAAAGGTGAAAGTGAAAAACACGTTGTATTTAAATGCCACGCCAGGGGAAGTAAGCCCTCTTCGCAAATTACCTGGAGACTGAACAACGGCATGGAGTTCTCCA GTGGCAACTTATACAGTTTTGAACCTGATAGGAAGAAATCTGATACTACCAGCACCCTCGATGTATATACCTATGACGAAAACTCAACAGCGGACTGCCTTATCCGGCACCAAGGCCTACGAGGGAAGAAACTGATAATACCCTTCCGGTTTAAAGAGTTGG CTACCGATCAAGGGAACGGTGCAGATACTTGGGAGGCAAGTGCTCCACCCTCTCAATGCCCTCAGCGTTCCACTGGTACTG TCACAATAACGCAAATTTTCGGTGTATCAGAGAATGACAAGAAAAAGGATGGAACCATTGAAGATCCTGATTTGATTACTA AAGAGAATTCCAAGTCTCTAAGCTTGGCGAGTAAGAAAAGTGGCATAATCCTACTCAGCCTTGTGTCCTTCCTCCTTTTGGCCCTCTTCATCATCATTCAGCTCTTCATAATGAAGGTGTGGAAGTCACGTGCCGTATGGAAAAGAG AAACTGAAATTCCAGGTCACATGATAGAAAGTAACAAATCTAGGTCAAATACTGAAGAAACCTCATCCCAAGACAAAAACAGCCAAA GACATAAAGAAGACTTTGACTCCAAGGAGGTTACTTTAAAGACTGACTTAATGAAGAGCAACAAGCACCTGCAACGTCAGGGAGAAACTGTGCATAATAATGAAGAGGTCTAA
- the CRTAM gene encoding cytotoxic and regulatory T-cell molecule isoform X2 gives MTWWAALSLLAWFPLQEVSLSDVTKAYTNHNNSFIINHTNATLIGQTVVLEEGQRLVLSCVVSQAKNYSLQWVAPSGFTIFFNDHPALKNSRYQLVHHSANELSISLPNITVQDEGTYKCLSYSNTSVKTMEIEVAVLATPTKAFMEISLFKGESEKHVVFKCHARGSKPSSQITWRLNNGMEFSSGNLYSFEPDRKKSDTTSTLDVYTYDENSTADCLIRHQGLRGKKLIIPFRFKELVTITQIFGVSENDKKKDGTIEDPDLITKENSKSLSLASKKSGIILLSLVSFLLLALFIIIQLFIMKVWKSRAVWKRETEIPGHMIESNKSRSNTEETSSQDKNSQRHKEDFDSKEVTLKTDLMKSNKHLQRQGETVHNNEEV, from the exons ATGACTTGGTGGGCAGCGCTCAGCTTGCTGGCTTGGTTCCCCTTACAAG AGGTCTCTCTGAGTGACGTCACCAAAGCCTACACCAACCACAACAACAGCTTCATCATCAACCACACCAATGCCACGCTGATTGGCCAAACCGTTGTCCTGGAAGAAGGCCAGAGGCTTGTTCTAAGCTGTGTCGTTTCTCAGGCGAAGAACTACTCCCTCCAGTGGGTGGCCCCCTCAGGGtttaccattttttttaatgaccatcCTG CTTTAAAAAACTCCAGATACCAACTTGTTCATCACTCAGCCAATGAGCTCTCCATCAGCTTGCCTAATATAACTGTGCAAGATGAAGGCACCTACAAGTGTTTGAGTTATAGCAACACTTCCGTGAAAACGATGGAAATAGAAGTGGCTGTGCTAG CAACTCCTACCAAGGCGTTCATGGAAATCTCACTTTTCAAAGGTGAAAGTGAAAAACACGTTGTATTTAAATGCCACGCCAGGGGAAGTAAGCCCTCTTCGCAAATTACCTGGAGACTGAACAACGGCATGGAGTTCTCCA GTGGCAACTTATACAGTTTTGAACCTGATAGGAAGAAATCTGATACTACCAGCACCCTCGATGTATATACCTATGACGAAAACTCAACAGCGGACTGCCTTATCCGGCACCAAGGCCTACGAGGGAAGAAACTGATAATACCCTTCCGGTTTAAAGAGTTGG TCACAATAACGCAAATTTTCGGTGTATCAGAGAATGACAAGAAAAAGGATGGAACCATTGAAGATCCTGATTTGATTACTA AAGAGAATTCCAAGTCTCTAAGCTTGGCGAGTAAGAAAAGTGGCATAATCCTACTCAGCCTTGTGTCCTTCCTCCTTTTGGCCCTCTTCATCATCATTCAGCTCTTCATAATGAAGGTGTGGAAGTCACGTGCCGTATGGAAAAGAG AAACTGAAATTCCAGGTCACATGATAGAAAGTAACAAATCTAGGTCAAATACTGAAGAAACCTCATCCCAAGACAAAAACAGCCAAA GACATAAAGAAGACTTTGACTCCAAGGAGGTTACTTTAAAGACTGACTTAATGAAGAGCAACAAGCACCTGCAACGTCAGGGAGAAACTGTGCATAATAATGAAGAGGTCTAA
- the CRTAM gene encoding cytotoxic and regulatory T-cell molecule isoform X3 produces the protein MTWWAALSLLAWFPLQEVSLSDVTKAYTNHNNSFIINHTNATLIGQTVVLEEGQRLVLSCVVSQAKNYSLQWVAPSGFTIFFNDHPALKNSRYQLVHHSANELSISLPNITVQDEGTYKCLSYSNTSVKTMEIEVAVLATPTKAFMEISLFKGESEKHVVFKCHARGSKPSSQITWRLNNGMEFSSGNLYSFEPDRKKSDTTSTLDVYTYDENSTADCLIRHQGLRGKKLIIPFRFKELATDQGNGADTWEASAPPSQCPQRSTGTVTITQIFGVSENDKKKDGTIEDPDLITKENSKSLSLASKKSGIILLSLVSFLLLALFIIIQLFIMKVWKSRAVWKRETEIPGHMIESNKSRSNTEETSSQDKNSQSSHPKSYMTYITELYTDGKTKWKGNAQSSQ, from the exons ATGACTTGGTGGGCAGCGCTCAGCTTGCTGGCTTGGTTCCCCTTACAAG AGGTCTCTCTGAGTGACGTCACCAAAGCCTACACCAACCACAACAACAGCTTCATCATCAACCACACCAATGCCACGCTGATTGGCCAAACCGTTGTCCTGGAAGAAGGCCAGAGGCTTGTTCTAAGCTGTGTCGTTTCTCAGGCGAAGAACTACTCCCTCCAGTGGGTGGCCCCCTCAGGGtttaccattttttttaatgaccatcCTG CTTTAAAAAACTCCAGATACCAACTTGTTCATCACTCAGCCAATGAGCTCTCCATCAGCTTGCCTAATATAACTGTGCAAGATGAAGGCACCTACAAGTGTTTGAGTTATAGCAACACTTCCGTGAAAACGATGGAAATAGAAGTGGCTGTGCTAG CAACTCCTACCAAGGCGTTCATGGAAATCTCACTTTTCAAAGGTGAAAGTGAAAAACACGTTGTATTTAAATGCCACGCCAGGGGAAGTAAGCCCTCTTCGCAAATTACCTGGAGACTGAACAACGGCATGGAGTTCTCCA GTGGCAACTTATACAGTTTTGAACCTGATAGGAAGAAATCTGATACTACCAGCACCCTCGATGTATATACCTATGACGAAAACTCAACAGCGGACTGCCTTATCCGGCACCAAGGCCTACGAGGGAAGAAACTGATAATACCCTTCCGGTTTAAAGAGTTGG CTACCGATCAAGGGAACGGTGCAGATACTTGGGAGGCAAGTGCTCCACCCTCTCAATGCCCTCAGCGTTCCACTGGTACTG TCACAATAACGCAAATTTTCGGTGTATCAGAGAATGACAAGAAAAAGGATGGAACCATTGAAGATCCTGATTTGATTACTA AAGAGAATTCCAAGTCTCTAAGCTTGGCGAGTAAGAAAAGTGGCATAATCCTACTCAGCCTTGTGTCCTTCCTCCTTTTGGCCCTCTTCATCATCATTCAGCTCTTCATAATGAAGGTGTGGAAGTCACGTGCCGTATGGAAAAGAG AAACTGAAATTCCAGGTCACATGATAGAAAGTAACAAATCTAGGTCAAATACTGAAGAAACCTCATCCCAAGACAAAAACAGCCAAAG TTCCCACCCTAAGAGCTACATGACCTACATCACAGAGTTATACACAGATGGAAAAACAAAGTGGAAGGGAAACGCACAAAGTTCACAATGA